From one bacterium genomic stretch:
- the vorB gene encoding 3-methyl-2-oxobutanoate dehydrogenase subunit VorB has translation MKRTLMKGNEALAEAAIRAGCRAYFGYPITPQNEVPEYMARHMPKAGGVFVQAESEIAAINMVHGASGAGVRAMATTSSPGFSLMTEGISYMIGSRLPCVVANVMRGGPGLGNIAPAQGDYFQVTRGLGHGDTHGIVLAPSTVQEIVDLMPVAFELAERYRLPVIVAADGILGQMMEPVTLPEPIAPPPPPDWATTGAVGTPRVISSIYLAPEELEQHVLSLMRTYQEIREREQRWEAYRADDAEVLVVAYGIAARVARSAVDRERAQGHAVGLIRPITLWPFPTSAFERSPRRWLVVELSAGQMVEDVRLALSGRAPVGLYGRVGGVVPSPVEVSEAIRSAVAGEVAWA, from the coding sequence GTGAAGCGCACCCTGATGAAGGGAAACGAGGCGCTGGCCGAGGCGGCCATCCGCGCCGGTTGCCGGGCGTATTTCGGTTATCCGATTACGCCGCAGAACGAGGTGCCGGAGTACATGGCCCGCCACATGCCAAAGGCGGGTGGTGTCTTCGTCCAGGCCGAGAGCGAGATCGCGGCCATCAACATGGTCCACGGCGCTTCAGGCGCCGGCGTCCGTGCCATGGCCACCACCAGCAGCCCTGGCTTCAGCCTGATGACGGAAGGCATATCTTACATGATCGGCTCCAGGCTGCCGTGCGTCGTGGCCAACGTGATGCGCGGCGGTCCCGGACTCGGTAACATCGCGCCAGCGCAGGGAGACTACTTCCAGGTTACCCGCGGGCTGGGGCACGGTGACACCCACGGCATCGTGCTGGCGCCGTCCACGGTCCAGGAGATCGTTGACCTCATGCCGGTTGCGTTCGAACTGGCCGAGCGCTACCGGCTGCCGGTGATAGTCGCCGCAGACGGCATCCTCGGGCAGATGATGGAGCCTGTGACGCTACCCGAACCCATCGCGCCGCCGCCGCCTCCTGACTGGGCCACGACCGGCGCCGTGGGAACTCCTCGCGTGATCTCATCTATCTACCTGGCCCCGGAAGAGCTCGAACAGCACGTCCTTTCTTTGATGAGGACCTACCAGGAGATCCGTGAGCGCGAGCAGCGATGGGAGGCCTACCGCGCCGACGATGCAGAAGTACTCGTTGTTGCCTACGGAATAGCGGCACGCGTGGCCCGGTCGGCCGTGGATCGCGAGCGTGCGCAGGGACATGCAGTTGGTTTGATCAGGCCGATCACCCTCTGGCCGTTCCCGACTTCCGCGTTCGAGAGGTCGCCGCGCCGGTGGCTGGTTGTGGAACTCAGCGCGGGACAGATGGTGGAGGACGTTCGCCTCGCCCTATCGGGCAGGGCGCCGGTCGGATTGTACGGCCGCGTCGGTGGGGTAGTGCCTTCTCCGGTGGAGGTGTCGGAGGCGATTCGGTCGGCCGTGGCCGGGGAGGTGGCCTGGGCATGA
- a CDS encoding ABC transporter permease, producing the protein MNTSGHTRRRRTGHGPAAAGGAVLLALILVALAAPLLSPEEPGRIAGDPAEPPGARFWLGTNALGQDLFSHLLYGARTSLLVGFLAACLSTGLSAAVGISAGMWRRGQGMLMALVDLFLALPQVPLIVLMVVFWGPGFWSLVGTLALIGWAAFARVVRAQVSVTLRKEYVEAARALGASEGRVLRAIVLMEVAPILFTKFLLTVRWAVLMEATLGLLGLADPGRVSWGLVLHQAFGYPLLFLTGAWIWWAVPPAIGIVVVTVALMAVGQDVDLWLNPAMRPPA; encoded by the coding sequence GTGAACACTTCCGGCCACACGCGGCGCCGGCGCACCGGACACGGCCCAGCCGCCGCCGGAGGCGCGGTGCTGCTCGCCCTGATCCTCGTGGCGCTGGCCGCGCCCCTGCTGTCCCCGGAGGAACCCGGCCGGATAGCGGGAGACCCGGCCGAACCCCCTGGAGCGCGCTTCTGGCTGGGCACAAACGCGTTGGGGCAGGACCTGTTCAGCCACCTGCTCTACGGAGCGCGGACCTCTCTCCTTGTGGGGTTTCTTGCCGCCTGCCTGTCCACGGGCCTCTCCGCCGCGGTCGGCATCTCCGCCGGCATGTGGCGGCGGGGCCAGGGCATGCTCATGGCGCTGGTGGACCTCTTCCTGGCTTTGCCCCAAGTGCCGCTCATCGTGCTGATGGTGGTCTTCTGGGGCCCGGGCTTCTGGTCGCTCGTGGGTACTCTCGCACTGATCGGATGGGCGGCGTTTGCGCGCGTGGTGCGCGCGCAGGTTTCGGTGACCCTACGGAAGGAGTATGTTGAGGCGGCCCGCGCGCTGGGGGCTTCGGAAGGACGCGTGCTCCGGGCAATCGTCCTCATGGAGGTGGCCCCGATCCTGTTCACGAAGTTCCTGCTGACGGTGCGCTGGGCGGTCCTCATGGAGGCCACGCTGGGGCTGCTGGGACTGGCCGACCCCGGGCGCGTGAGTTGGGGGCTCGTGCTCCATCAGGCCTTTGGGTATCCGCTGCTCTTCCTGACGGGTGCCTGGATCTGGTGGGCGGTTCCCCCGGCGATCGGGATTGTCGTGGTGACCGTGGCCTTGATGGCCGTTGGGCAGGACGTTGATCTGTGGCTCAACCCGGCCATGCGTCCTCCGGCGTAG
- a CDS encoding hydrogenase maturation nickel metallochaperone HypA has translation MHEVAIAQALLTEITAAASRHGLKSVSAVGVCVGHRSGVAAEALMQVFEILREGCAGGAVLDLRTTEGADLRMEWLEGE, from the coding sequence ATGCACGAGGTGGCAATCGCACAGGCGCTGCTGACTGAGATCACGGCCGCGGCTTCGCGGCATGGGCTGAAGAGCGTTTCGGCGGTGGGGGTCTGCGTGGGTCACAGAAGCGGCGTCGCGGCAGAGGCCCTGATGCAGGTGTTCGAGATCCTGCGCGAGGGCTGCGCCGGTGGTGCGGTGCTGGACCTAAGAACCACCGAAGGGGCTGATCTTCGCATGGAGTGGTTGGAGGGAGAATGA
- a CDS encoding 4Fe-4S binding protein — translation MTACPEGDAPTGVILPQRVLIAAERCKGCGLCVAVCPPEIMELGSLNRLGYAVVHVTDQARCTSCTACALVCPEVAITVLRPRKSPPKREGPK, via the coding sequence ATGACGGCGTGCCCGGAAGGTGATGCTCCCACAGGGGTGATCCTACCGCAGCGGGTGCTCATCGCCGCGGAGCGGTGCAAGGGCTGCGGGCTTTGCGTGGCTGTCTGCCCGCCGGAGATCATGGAGTTGGGCTCGCTCAACCGTTTGGGGTATGCTGTCGTACACGTGACCGACCAGGCCCGGTGCACCTCCTGCACGGCATGCGCGCTGGTCTGCCCGGAGGTGGCGATCACCGTGCTGCGCCCCCGGAAATCCCCCCCTAAGCGGGAGGGTCCCAAGTGA
- a CDS encoding hydrogenase maturation protease: protein MSGSEGNPAGAGPFTALIIGIGNASRGDDAVGLIAARLIREALLALPDPPDQGRVAVLEQDGEGTALMALWEGAGTVILIDAALSGADPGSIHRFDARSQPLPAGLRRCSTHAFGVAEAIELARALDRLPPRFIVYGIEGRAFSTGGVPSGAVEAAARAVAERVLGDLG, encoded by the coding sequence TTGAGCGGGAGTGAGGGGAACCCGGCGGGTGCCGGCCCCTTCACTGCGCTGATCATCGGAATTGGCAACGCGTCACGGGGGGACGATGCGGTCGGGCTGATCGCCGCCCGCCTGATCAGGGAGGCGCTTCTCGCCCTCCCTGACCCCCCGGATCAAGGGCGCGTTGCGGTGCTCGAGCAGGATGGCGAGGGTACGGCTCTTATGGCGCTTTGGGAGGGCGCAGGGACCGTGATTCTGATAGACGCGGCCCTCTCCGGCGCGGATCCGGGCAGCATTCACCGCTTTGATGCCCGCAGCCAACCGCTGCCCGCCGGACTACGCCGGTGCTCGACCCACGCATTTGGGGTAGCCGAGGCGATAGAACTGGCCAGGGCACTGGACCGGCTGCCGCCGCGGTTCATCGTCTACGGAATCGAGGGCCGGGCGTTCTCGACAGGCGGGGTGCCCTCGGGGGCGGTCGAGGCCGCGGCACGGGCGGTGGCCGAGCGCGTGCTTGGCGACTTAGGGTAG
- a CDS encoding Crp/Fnr family transcriptional regulator has protein sequence MEPCSLAEALRSAQLFGALEPQHLEKLAAIATEVTWTEDQVVFREGETDDRLYLVVEGLVALEMYIPNRGRTTILTAGTHEVFGWSAAVPVVGKKTASARALQRTRAIAIDADALCAVCEQDHHLGYYLYRTLSHVIASRLTATRLQLLSVYAVGKGE, from the coding sequence ATGGAGCCATGCTCTCTCGCCGAGGCACTACGCTCCGCGCAATTGTTTGGGGCGCTGGAGCCGCAGCATCTGGAGAAGCTGGCCGCGATTGCGACTGAGGTCACCTGGACCGAGGACCAGGTCGTGTTTCGTGAAGGCGAAACCGATGATAGGCTGTACCTGGTGGTCGAGGGGCTGGTGGCTCTGGAGATGTACATCCCCAACCGCGGCCGCACTACTATCCTGACTGCCGGCACGCACGAGGTCTTCGGGTGGTCGGCGGCCGTACCGGTTGTCGGGAAGAAGACCGCCAGCGCGCGCGCGCTGCAGCGGACGCGGGCTATCGCCATAGATGCGGACGCACTGTGCGCGGTCTGCGAGCAGGATCACCACCTTGGCTACTACCTCTATCGTACCTTGTCACACGTCATTGCCAGCCGCCTGACCGCGACACGCCTGCAACTTCTGAGCGTGTACGCGGTAGGCAAGGGAGAGTGA
- a CDS encoding CBS domain-containing protein, with protein MRVRTRMTAPALVVGPEAPAWEALGLMRRHRIRRLPVVDGETLVGIITWTDVVRMHPPAVEGPHSTPSLSVGVLVRHLMASAPVTVDPDATIEQAATLMRRHKIGGLPVVEDGRLVGVITESDLFETFTEMLGAGPREVKLHITVGSISVELPRIVSGLTRAGIPIAAMHSMRASGTEVVELVVHESDVGSAREVLGRLALETEVMEVQERGDHA; from the coding sequence ATGCGCGTGCGCACCCGCATGACTGCCCCGGCGCTGGTGGTTGGACCGGAGGCCCCGGCCTGGGAGGCCCTGGGGCTAATGCGGCGGCACCGCATTCGGCGTCTGCCGGTGGTTGACGGCGAGACCCTTGTTGGGATCATCACCTGGACCGACGTGGTACGCATGCACCCACCGGCGGTGGAAGGCCCCCACAGCACTCCCAGCCTGTCGGTGGGAGTCCTCGTCAGACACCTGATGGCAAGCGCGCCCGTCACGGTTGATCCGGACGCCACGATCGAGCAGGCGGCAACGCTCATGCGGCGGCACAAGATCGGGGGGCTACCGGTGGTCGAAGACGGCCGGTTGGTTGGCGTTATCACCGAGAGCGATCTGTTCGAGACCTTCACAGAGATGCTGGGAGCCGGCCCGCGCGAGGTCAAGCTCCACATTACCGTTGGCAGCATCTCCGTTGAACTGCCGAGGATCGTGTCCGGCCTGACCAGGGCCGGGATTCCAATCGCTGCAATGCACAGCATGCGTGCCTCGGGTACAGAGGTCGTCGAGCTCGTGGTTCATGAGAGCGATGTGGGGAGCGCCCGGGAGGTGTTGGGCCGCCTTGCTCTCGAAACAGAAGTCATGGAAGTGCAGGAGAGAGGGGACCACGCATGA
- a CDS encoding 4Fe-4S dicluster domain-containing protein, producing MAEQAPILGGQVVISKPALQQLFDALRGAGYSLIGPTVREDAIVYDEIAHLSDLPVGWADEQAPGTYRLHRRSDQAHFGFVVGPHSWKRYLYPPSLRLFSTRRNGDGFSVETSKDPPPRYAFVGVRACELAAIAVQDRVFLDGPVQEPHYKARRECAFVLAVNCTEPGGTCFCASMRTGPRCSSGFDLALTELDDVFLLEVGSALGAQMLSGVEWRPAGAFELSRARQVMAEAQTRMGRGLNTQNLPDLLYDNLEHPHWANVAERCLSCANCTMVCPTCFCSDVQETSDLAGETAARVRAWDSCFNREFSYVFGGHLRPNTRARYRQWLTHKLASWTDQYGVSGCVGCGRCITWCPVGIDLTKELAAIRGESPL from the coding sequence ATGGCTGAGCAGGCACCTATTCTTGGCGGGCAGGTGGTCATCTCAAAGCCCGCTCTGCAGCAACTCTTTGATGCGTTGCGCGGAGCCGGCTACAGCTTGATCGGCCCGACCGTGCGCGAGGACGCCATCGTCTATGACGAGATCGCCCACCTGTCTGATCTCCCCGTCGGCTGGGCCGACGAGCAGGCGCCGGGCACTTACCGGCTTCATCGCCGCAGCGATCAGGCGCACTTCGGGTTCGTCGTCGGCCCGCACTCGTGGAAGAGGTATCTATACCCGCCGTCGCTGAGGCTCTTTTCCACGCGTCGGAACGGGGACGGGTTCAGTGTCGAGACGAGCAAGGATCCCCCTCCTAGATATGCTTTCGTTGGCGTGAGAGCGTGCGAACTGGCGGCCATTGCAGTGCAGGACCGGGTGTTTCTCGATGGTCCGGTACAGGAGCCGCACTACAAGGCACGCCGCGAGTGTGCCTTCGTCCTGGCTGTGAACTGCACCGAGCCGGGCGGCACCTGTTTCTGCGCGTCCATGAGGACGGGCCCTCGGTGTTCGTCGGGTTTTGACCTGGCCCTCACCGAGCTGGACGACGTATTCCTGCTTGAGGTCGGTTCTGCACTCGGTGCCCAGATGCTCTCCGGGGTAGAGTGGCGTCCAGCAGGAGCCTTCGAACTCAGCCGTGCCCGGCAGGTAATGGCCGAGGCCCAGACGCGCATGGGTAGAGGGCTCAACACCCAGAACCTGCCTGACCTGCTATACGACAACCTGGAACACCCCCACTGGGCGAACGTGGCGGAGCGCTGCCTCTCCTGCGCCAACTGCACCATGGTGTGTCCCACCTGCTTCTGCTCGGACGTGCAGGAGACAAGCGACCTCGCGGGCGAGACCGCCGCGCGGGTGCGCGCGTGGGACTCCTGCTTCAATCGCGAGTTTTCGTACGTGTTCGGGGGACACCTGCGGCCCAACACCCGCGCCCGATATCGACAGTGGCTGACGCACAAGCTGGCGTCGTGGACGGACCAGTACGGAGTCTCGGGGTGCGTGGGGTGTGGTCGGTGCATAACGTGGTGCCCCGTGGGCATTGACCTGACCAAAGAACTCGCGGCGATAAGAGGGGAGAGCCCGCTATGA
- the hypB gene encoding hydrogenase nickel incorporation protein HypB has protein sequence MTVRVEVVERILRANDALAAEVRALLDQAGITAINLIGSPGSGKTSLLERTAALLHPRIRLGVVEGDIATTRDAERVARCGIPAVQIETRLVGNACHLDASMVRAAIGHLPLTEVQVLFIENVGNLVCPAAYDVGEHLRVVVASVPEGDDKVYKYPSTFAWADAVVLNKVDLVPVTEFSLETFTAGLREVTAAPLFPVSARTGEGLEGWIAWVEEQQDGNARDAVRP, from the coding sequence ATGACGGTGCGCGTGGAGGTGGTGGAGCGCATCCTGCGTGCCAACGACGCACTGGCCGCCGAGGTCCGCGCCCTGCTCGATCAGGCCGGCATCACTGCCATCAACCTGATCGGTTCCCCGGGCAGCGGGAAGACCTCTCTCCTGGAACGGACCGCGGCTCTGCTCCACCCGCGGATCCGACTCGGGGTTGTAGAGGGAGACATCGCCACGACCCGTGATGCCGAGCGCGTTGCCCGCTGCGGCATTCCCGCCGTGCAGATCGAGACCCGCCTGGTGGGCAACGCATGCCACTTGGACGCGAGCATGGTGCGGGCCGCCATCGGCCATCTGCCTCTGACGGAGGTGCAGGTCCTCTTCATAGAGAATGTTGGAAACCTGGTTTGTCCCGCGGCGTACGATGTGGGTGAGCACCTGCGCGTCGTGGTGGCCAGCGTTCCCGAGGGCGACGACAAGGTGTACAAGTACCCGTCCACGTTCGCCTGGGCCGACGCGGTTGTACTGAACAAGGTAGACCTCGTACCGGTCACCGAGTTCTCGCTCGAGACCTTCACGGCCGGCCTGCGCGAGGTCACCGCGGCACCGCTCTTTCCCGTCTCGGCGCGCACGGGAGAGGGTTTGGAGGGCTGGATCGCATGGGTGGAGGAACAGCAGGATGGTAATGCACGCGATGCGGTTCGTCCCTAG
- a CDS encoding DUF6390 family protein, with translation MSTRSLQVNPPVLAAVGAGGVLDGMLLFARFAFMPNHLGYCGDDSNAALLAYMSEGVSDQGLRRHLQAFSGALPYLQVIAESNGIADPFDARVVEAYWIGSDLLETVDWAFHARRLHERFSGRVRPATMELLVGKPRAGARAHHAFHVFDVSFRTGLPQGDAALDLCRISWGTVNAVEPGAFTVTYRPIVLRGGRLTFGEPQGERVLRAMGKDQFLDEVSVGDVIAFHWRWACLALAPAQVASLERYTRGMLALANQTF, from the coding sequence ATGTCAACCAGATCGTTGCAGGTCAACCCTCCTGTTCTTGCCGCGGTGGGAGCGGGAGGAGTCCTGGACGGCATGCTGCTCTTTGCCCGGTTCGCCTTCATGCCTAACCACCTGGGCTACTGCGGTGACGACTCTAATGCCGCGCTGCTGGCCTACATGAGTGAAGGCGTATCCGACCAGGGGCTGCGCCGCCACCTCCAGGCGTTTTCCGGCGCCCTACCCTACCTCCAGGTAATCGCGGAATCCAATGGGATAGCCGATCCGTTTGATGCGCGTGTGGTAGAAGCATACTGGATCGGCAGCGACCTGCTGGAGACGGTGGACTGGGCGTTTCACGCCAGGCGCCTTCACGAGCGGTTCAGCGGTCGGGTGCGTCCGGCTACGATGGAGCTGCTCGTGGGCAAGCCGCGCGCCGGCGCGCGCGCCCACCATGCATTCCACGTGTTCGATGTGTCGTTCCGCACCGGACTGCCCCAGGGCGACGCCGCGCTCGATCTCTGCCGCATCAGCTGGGGGACCGTCAATGCCGTGGAACCCGGCGCCTTCACGGTGACGTACCGGCCGATCGTCCTCCGCGGGGGACGCCTGACCTTCGGCGAGCCCCAGGGCGAGCGCGTGCTCCGCGCTATGGGCAAGGATCAGTTCCTGGATGAAGTCTCTGTGGGCGACGTGATCGCCTTCCACTGGCGCTGGGCATGCCTCGCGCTTGCCCCGGCGCAGGTGGCCAGCCTCGAGCGGTACACCCGGGGAATGCTGGCCCTGGCAAATCAGACTTTCTGA
- a CDS encoding GNAT family N-acetyltransferase, with protein sequence MVPAAEQARAFPEILALEGGAALAEYEIAPGLGAFSAYGRRRAQIVRETLGRAIRVAGGEVFVAVLDTTIVGYLLLVPAGIDQPWGRLGDPRVLEVGIEVARGHRGKGIAQSLFRRAFARPEVESRIYVATGYVWCWDIEDTIIEAGIYADRLLALFERFGFRREWTNEPNVALEPLNFLAVRIGQEVPDALVSRFRLAQRGEQVA encoded by the coding sequence ATGGTCCCGGCCGCGGAACAGGCACGGGCATTCCCCGAGATCCTCGCGCTCGAAGGCGGCGCGGCACTGGCGGAGTACGAGATCGCTCCAGGCCTCGGTGCTTTCTCCGCCTATGGCCGCCGGCGCGCGCAGATCGTTCGCGAGACGCTGGGTAGGGCGATCCGAGTTGCGGGCGGCGAGGTGTTTGTCGCCGTTCTCGACACGACCATCGTCGGCTACCTGCTGCTGGTGCCGGCCGGCATTGACCAGCCCTGGGGCCGGCTGGGGGATCCCAGGGTGCTGGAGGTCGGTATCGAGGTGGCGCGCGGGCACAGGGGGAAGGGGATCGCCCAATCGCTGTTCCGCCGTGCCTTCGCCCGGCCGGAGGTCGAGTCGCGGATATACGTGGCCACCGGCTACGTGTGGTGCTGGGACATCGAGGACACCATCATCGAAGCCGGGATCTACGCCGACCGGCTGCTTGCCCTCTTTGAGAGGTTTGGGTTCCGGCGCGAGTGGACCAACGAGCCCAACGTGGCCTTGGAGCCGCTGAACTTTCTAGCGGTGCGCATCGGGCAGGAGGTGCCCGATGCGCTCGTCAGCCGCTTTCGCCTGGCACAGCGGGGCGAACAGGTCGCCTGA
- a CDS encoding Ni/Fe hydrogenase subunit alpha, whose amino-acid sequence MAERRINVDYLARVEGEGGLRVKIKGDRVTDVQVNIFEPPRFFEAFLRGRTPQETVDITARICGICPVAYQMSAAHALEKALGVTPPPGVRALRRLLYCGEYIESHVLHIFLLHAPDFIGHESAISMAGDPALRPLVEQALRMKKIGNHLVTVIGGREIHPVSACVGGFYRAPRKSALTALVPDLEWGLERAVEAVRWAATLDYPDFTADYEFVSLSHPDEYPYNEGRVVSSSGLDIPVEEYERHFLEEHVEHSNALHSRRAGSKTSYMVGPLARVNLNFDRLSPRAQAAARDIALTLPVRNPFMSLLARGLELVHAYEEALQLIASYVEPVPSRSPIPTPPQAGEGAHATEAPRGLLYHRYAVDAEGLIASARIVPPTSQNLKRMEDDLWQYVPGVLRLPHEEATLRCEQLVRSYDPCISCATHFLKLHIERE is encoded by the coding sequence ATGGCCGAGAGACGCATCAACGTAGACTACCTGGCCCGCGTCGAGGGTGAGGGCGGGTTACGGGTGAAGATCAAGGGCGATCGAGTTACCGACGTGCAGGTCAACATTTTTGAGCCGCCCCGCTTCTTCGAGGCGTTTCTGCGCGGCCGTACGCCCCAGGAGACCGTGGACATAACCGCCCGAATCTGCGGCATCTGCCCGGTGGCCTACCAGATGAGCGCCGCCCACGCGCTGGAGAAGGCCCTGGGCGTGACCCCTCCGCCTGGCGTGCGCGCCCTGCGCCGGCTGCTCTACTGCGGCGAGTACATCGAGAGCCACGTGCTGCACATTTTCTTGCTGCATGCACCGGACTTCATCGGACACGAATCGGCCATCAGCATGGCAGGCGATCCGGCCCTTCGTCCGCTGGTCGAGCAGGCGTTACGCATGAAGAAGATCGGCAATCACCTGGTTACGGTTATCGGGGGGCGCGAGATCCACCCGGTCTCGGCGTGTGTGGGCGGTTTCTACCGAGCGCCGCGCAAGTCTGCGCTGACCGCCCTGGTCCCGGATCTTGAGTGGGGTCTTGAGCGCGCAGTGGAGGCCGTGCGGTGGGCGGCAACGCTGGACTACCCCGACTTCACCGCCGACTACGAGTTCGTCTCCCTGTCACATCCGGACGAGTATCCCTACAACGAGGGGCGCGTAGTCTCATCCAGCGGCCTGGACATTCCTGTTGAGGAGTATGAGCGGCACTTCCTGGAGGAGCATGTAGAGCACTCCAACGCGCTTCACTCGCGGCGCGCGGGCAGCAAGACAAGCTACATGGTGGGACCGCTGGCGCGGGTGAACTTGAACTTTGACCGGCTCTCGCCGAGGGCGCAGGCGGCGGCGCGTGACATCGCGCTGACCCTGCCCGTGCGCAACCCATTCATGAGCCTGCTCGCGCGCGGGCTGGAGCTGGTCCACGCTTATGAAGAGGCGCTCCAGCTGATCGCTTCCTACGTGGAGCCAGTCCCATCCAGATCGCCCATACCCACGCCTCCGCAGGCCGGGGAGGGAGCCCACGCCACCGAGGCACCGCGCGGTCTGCTGTACCACCGTTACGCGGTGGACGCAGAGGGCCTGATCGCCTCCGCCAGGATCGTTCCGCCCACTTCGCAGAACCTCAAGCGGATGGAGGACGATCTGTGGCAGTACGTGCCCGGAGTGCTGCGCCTGCCCCACGAGGAGGCCACGCTGCGCTGCGAGCAGCTTGTGCGCAGTTACGATCCGTGCATCTCGTGCGCCACGCACTTCTTGAAGCTCCACATTGAGCGGGAGTGA
- a CDS encoding FAD/NAD(P)-binding protein → MNSTLAKSQSLPATDHPMVPQPAVITHVQPEAQGVTTYTLGFRDPAVREAYSFRPGQFNMLYLPGIGEAAISISSDPAEPADLRHTVRIAGNVTQAVSRMEVGGVIGLRGPYGSSWPVDRAVGDDLIIVAGGIGLAPLRPAIYHVLRHRADYGKVTILNGARQPADLLYPQEYDAWRSHDVEVVVTVDRADETWKGRVGVVPILFYALRPDPKRTTVFTCGPEIMMHFVVYEALARRIPKDRIFLSLERNMKCAVAFCGRCQYGPTFLCKDGPVLSYDRIEPFFAVEEF, encoded by the coding sequence ATGAATTCAACCCTGGCCAAGAGCCAAAGTCTACCGGCCACCGATCATCCCATGGTACCCCAACCAGCGGTGATCACCCACGTGCAACCCGAGGCGCAAGGCGTCACGACGTACACGCTCGGGTTCAGGGACCCGGCTGTGCGCGAGGCATACAGCTTCCGCCCCGGCCAGTTCAACATGCTTTACCTGCCCGGCATCGGGGAGGCGGCCATCTCCATCAGTTCGGACCCGGCGGAGCCCGCCGATCTGCGTCACACGGTCCGCATCGCCGGCAACGTAACCCAGGCCGTCTCCAGGATGGAAGTCGGCGGCGTGATCGGCTTGCGCGGTCCCTACGGCAGCTCCTGGCCCGTGGACCGGGCCGTGGGAGACGACCTGATAATCGTGGCCGGCGGCATCGGCCTGGCCCCACTGCGCCCGGCCATCTACCACGTCCTCCGGCACAGGGCCGACTACGGCAAGGTGACCATCCTAAACGGCGCGCGTCAGCCGGCCGACCTGCTCTACCCGCAGGAGTACGACGCGTGGCGAAGCCACGATGTCGAGGTCGTGGTTACGGTGGACCGCGCCGACGAGACATGGAAAGGCCGCGTGGGCGTCGTTCCCATTCTGTTCTACGCGCTGCGGCCCGATCCCAAGCGCACCACGGTTTTCACTTGCGGCCCGGAGATCATGATGCACTTTGTGGTCTACGAGGCGCTGGCGCGCCGTATCCCAAAGGATCGTATCTTCCTGTCGCTGGAGCGCAACATGAAGTGCGCCGTTGCCTTCTGCGGCCGCTGCCAGTACGGCCCGACTTTTTTGTGCAAAGACGGGCCGGTTCTGAGCTACGATCGCATTGAGCCGTTCTTCGCCGTGGAGGAGTTCTGA
- a CDS encoding oxidoreductase — MATQKKRKPSLAVFKFASCDGCQLSLLDCEDALLAIADALEIANFVEARRQVLPGPYDVTLVEGSVTTEEEIERIKEVRRQSGLLVTIGACATAGGIQALRNWADVGEFTRTVYASPEFIHTLDRSRPISDFVPVDFELRGCPISKQQLVDLVTSLLIGRKPSVPEHSVCNECKRHGTVCVMVAQGIPCLGPATQAGCGAICPAYNRGCYGCFGPMELPNPAALGARFIALGQTPREVSRAFRSFNGYSPVFRAASEQFEKDAIPR; from the coding sequence ATGGCCACCCAAAAGAAGCGCAAGCCCAGCCTGGCGGTGTTCAAGTTCGCTTCATGCGACGGCTGCCAGCTTTCGCTGCTGGACTGTGAGGATGCTCTGCTCGCCATTGCCGACGCGCTGGAGATCGCCAACTTCGTCGAAGCGCGCAGGCAGGTTCTCCCGGGCCCCTACGATGTGACCCTGGTAGAGGGCTCGGTAACCACCGAGGAGGAGATCGAGCGAATCAAGGAAGTGCGGCGCCAGTCCGGTCTGCTGGTAACCATCGGCGCGTGCGCCACCGCCGGCGGCATCCAGGCCCTGCGCAACTGGGCGGATGTGGGCGAGTTCACACGGACCGTCTACGCCAGCCCCGAGTTCATCCACACACTGGACCGATCGCGTCCGATCAGTGACTTCGTGCCGGTGGACTTCGAGCTGCGCGGCTGCCCCATCAGCAAGCAGCAGCTTGTGGATCTGGTCACCTCGCTGCTGATTGGGCGCAAGCCGTCGGTTCCTGAACATTCGGTGTGCAACGAGTGTAAGCGGCACGGGACGGTCTGTGTGATGGTCGCGCAGGGGATCCCGTGTCTGGGTCCGGCCACGCAGGCCGGGTGCGGCGCAATCTGCCCGGCCTACAACAGGGGGTGCTACGGGTGCTTCGGACCAATGGAGCTGCCCAATCCGGCCGCGCTGGGCGCCCGATTCATCGCGCTGGGACAGACCCCTCGGGAGGTCAGCCGCGCCTTCCGAAGCTTCAACGGTTACTCGCCGGTCTTCCGGGCGGCAAGCGAGCAGTTTGAAAAGGACGCCATCCCAAGATAG